GGCTATCCGCTGGGCCGTTGCTACTTCGGCGGCACTGCGGGGCCGGAGAATGAGGATCTCTGCTTCACCGTTTTGGGTGAGGCTGAGTTGCACAGTTCGCTGAGCACACTCAAGGGCACGGTCAAGACCCTGACAAACAAGGCGATCCCGGGCGCGACGGTCACATTGAATCCCTGGGGTTACTCGGTGAAGAGCCGCCCGAACGGCGAATACACCTTGTCGAGAGTGACCGCGGGCCGATATGCGGTCTGCTGCTCGGCCGACGGTTATCGGCCGAGGACCTTTGTCGTGACCCTCAGACCGGCAGCGACTCACGAGATGGACTTCACACTGACATCTCTTACCGGCCCTTGAGATAAAGGTCGAAGAACTCGGTCATCCGCTCCCAGGTGATGTCGAGTTGAAGCCGATGGTCCATGGTGCCGGAATCGCAGAACAGCGGTACCGCGGGATCAATAAAGCCGCAGTGATAGCCGCCGATGAGAACAAGGAGTTGCCGGGGTGGATTGGAATTGTCGTACATTGGCTGAGTGTGAACCTCGAGCGGCGTGAAGCTATCCTGCGAGCCGACGATGTAGCAGATCGGAACGTGGATGCTCGCTGCGGCGGCGATGGCCGAGTCGGGCCAGGTTTCCGCCGGCGAGAGGGCCACGACCGCCTTGATGCGATCGTCGGCGGCGGCCGCCAGGAGACTCGCTCCCCCTCCCATCGAATGACCGGCGACGCCGAAGCGCTCCGTATCGATCAGCCCGCAGAGCCACGAGTCCTGATCGACGTTCTGCTGTTCAAGGTAGGTAAGGCACTGTCGCATGTCGGCAGCGAACTTCGGGTGGCTGGGAAACAACCGGGTTTGCGAGGCGGAGGCTATGACCACGTATCCTTGCGCGGCCAGATGGTCCAGGGTCGAGTCATACCACCGCGGGCGAACCAGCCAGCCATGGCCAAACGTCACGGCCGGATATGGGCCGCCGGTCGGGTCAACGGGGGCATCTCTGCCGGTGGCGAGCGCCGGATAGTAGAGCAGGGCACTGAAGTGAGTGCCGTTGGCCCGCTGCACGCGCACGATGGTCCAACCGGCCGCAAAGGTCGCGGGAGTTGAGGGCGAATCGACCCACAGCGGCGCGCAGCCAGGCAGACTGAGCACCGTGCTGCAAGCGATGCCGGCAGACGCAAGACTCCTCGCCAATCTGCAGGAGAAGCCGCTGACCATGGGGATTGATTATACAACATCACGACTGTCCGGTCATACCTCGAACAACACCCATTATTCATGGACCGCACCTGTTTTTTGCATCGTGGACTCTGAGAACACTCGACAAACAGGGGTCTTTCGAGAATCGTGGCGCTCCGTGTTTGCGGCACTTCGTCCGGATCCCGGCGGAGCGGATAACGATGCTTGAGCTTGGCCGTCAGCACGTGACCGTCTCGGGCAGACCGGCACGGCCGGTAACCTGGGCGAAGATCATGCAGAGCAGTCGATTCATGCGCGAGAAGCTGCGCACGCGATGCTGCTTCTCGTACCGATGGACGGCGTTCACGAAGGCCCCGTC
This genomic stretch from Phycisphaerae bacterium harbors:
- a CDS encoding dienelactone hydrolase family protein; this encodes MLSLPGCAPLWVDSPSTPATFAAGWTIVRVQRANGTHFSALLYYPALATGRDAPVDPTGGPYPAVTFGHGWLVRPRWYDSTLDHLAAQGYVVIASASQTRLFPSHPKFAADMRQCLTYLEQQNVDQDSWLCGLIDTERFGVAGHSMGGGASLLAAAADDRIKAVVALSPAETWPDSAIAAAASIHVPICYIVGSQDSFTPLEVHTQPMYDNSNPPRQLLVLIGGYHCGFIDPAVPLFCDSGTMDHRLQLDITWERMTEFFDLYLKGR
- a CDS encoding DUF4372 domain-containing protein, whose amino-acid sequence is MNAVHRYEKQHRVRSFSRMNRLLCMIFAQVTGRAGLPETVTC